The Pirellulales bacterium DNA window GCCGCTGGCCGAATTTGGCGAGTACATCCTGCTCACCAATTTTCAGTATTACGTGGAACGGTTTGCCAATAAGTTTGCGGCGCGGGTCTATGGGGATGGCCGCCCGATGCAGGCGGTGACGAATTCCGCCGGACTGACGCTGATTAACTTTGGCATCGGTTCCGCCAATGCCGCCACGGTTATGGATTTGTTGTCGGCCATCCCCCCCAAGGGGGTGTTGTTTCTGGGGAAATGCGGGGGGCTAAAGAAATCCACGGAAATCGGCCATTTTATATTGCCCATTGCCGCGATCCGGGGAGAAGGGACCAGCAGCGATTACTTTCCGCCCGAGGTCCCCGCGTTGCCGTCATTCAAGCTGCACAAGTTTGTCTCGGACAGGATCGTCGAGCGCAACTTAGAATACCGCACCGGTGTCATCTACACCACCAACCGCCGTTTATGGGAACATGATGAAGAGTTTCGTCGGCGGTTGGAACGACTGACATGCATTGGCATCGATATGGAGACCGCCACGATCTTTATCGTGGGCCACTATAACGAAATCAGCCGCGGAGCGTTGTTGTTGGTCTCTGATGTGCCCACGACGCCTGATGGGGTCAAGACCGAGGAATCCGACCGCTTGGTGACCCATAATTGGTCTGATGTGCACATCGACATTGGCATCGAGGCGATGACCGAAATTGGCAGCCGGGGAGAGCGGATCAAGCACTTTCGGCATTAATGTACTCATCACACTCCGTGTGATGAAATCCAAACAGTGTGATGGTGTGACGAGATTCAAACCGTGTGTGGAATCGATGGTTTGCCGCGACACGCGGCGGAGCGTGGATTTCCGAACAAGGGAGGCGGTTCGCAAGGGAAAACTTTCCGCCCTAACACCTCAAATTTGAAATCCAAAAATCTCAAATTTGGCAACCATAGACCACCACTTTAATGATCAGTCTGGGAATGCTCCCCGCTGGAGGCCGCATTGGTGTGTCCCTCTGCGTGCCCATGTCCGTCATCAGACGCGTGCCCATGTCCCTTTTCGTGCGCATGTTCCGCTTCGTGGCCATGCCCCTCTCCGTGGGCAGGCGACTCATGAGTGTTTCCCTGTTCGCCCGCTGGCGCGTGGGCTTGGCTGACATCCTCGATCAACTCATTGAGCAGGTAAATCTCCACTCGCGAGCTATGGTTGAGCCATTCGGCGTTGGATTGAAACGGCAGCGGTTCATAACTGGCCGATTGGCTGAGGCGAATCCGGCGCGGATCAATCCCCGCCTCCAATAACAACCGCATGACCGTGTCGCAACGGGCATAGGCCAATTCCCAGGAGCTGCCGTGTGCGCTGTCAGCGGGAAGCGCGCGGCGTCCTGTATGCCCCCGAATTTCGATGCGGTTGGTCTTGCCCAAGAGCAGTGGCGTAAAGGCTTGCAGTTGACGCTGCTGGTCGGGGGTGAGTTCGGTGGAGAATTCTTCAAAGGGGATCATCGTGCCGACGCTGGATCGCTGGCCCGCGAACGGCATCAGAGGGGGAATCACCTTCAGGCTGTCACCACGGATCACAATTGTGTCGGGAGGGGGTTTGTCGGTTGGCTCGGCCGAGCTATTGGTTTTGGTCTGTTGTTTGATGCGGCTGCCGCCGGGATGCAGGTTTTTG harbors:
- a CDS encoding flagellar motor protein MotB; this translates as MAGKGGGAWKVAYADFVTAMMAFFMVMWLVSQNKPVKEAVAQYFSDPYGTKDRPAGSPLPQFRKNLHPGGSRIKQQTKTNSSAEPTDKPPPDTIVIRGDSLKVIPPLMPFAGQRSSVGTMIPFEEFSTELTPDQQRQLQAFTPLLLGKTNRIEIRGHTGRRALPADSAHGSSWELAYARCDTVMRLLLEAGIDPRRIRLSQSASYEPLPFQSNAEWLNHSSRVEIYLLNELIEDVSQAHAPAGEQGNTHESPAHGEGHGHEAEHAHEKGHGHASDDGHGHAEGHTNAASSGEHSQTDH
- a CDS encoding AMP nucleosidase, with translation MKDRLDIARNWLPRYTGMPLAEFGEYILLTNFQYYVERFANKFAARVYGDGRPMQAVTNSAGLTLINFGIGSANAATVMDLLSAIPPKGVLFLGKCGGLKKSTEIGHFILPIAAIRGEGTSSDYFPPEVPALPSFKLHKFVSDRIVERNLEYRTGVIYTTNRRLWEHDEEFRRRLERLTCIGIDMETATIFIVGHYNEISRGALLLVSDVPTTPDGVKTEESDRLVTHNWSDVHIDIGIEAMTEIGSRGERIKHFRH